The Mycoplasmopsis caviae sequence GTATTCTTTGAAGCACTAAAAAAAGCAACAAAAGTTGAATTTGAACTCAAAGATAATATTTATTATTCAGACTATCAAGGCAAAAAAACAAAATATAAATTAGAAGCTCAGGATTTTGAAACAAGTTTTAATTTAGAACAAAACAATGCTCATTTCAAAGATCTTTTAGATAATTATTCACTCAAAGATTTTAGTTTTTCTGATAATAAATTAACTTTTGAATTAAATGATGAAACCAAATTAAAAGATAAGACTAAAAATATTGAGTTGTTCTTAACACAAGAAATAACTAATAATTTAATCTTTAATCCCACACCAACAGAACACTATAATTTAAATAAAAATAATTATGGCAAAAATTACCAAAACATCTGTTTTATAGGTTATTACATCTTAAATAAAAACAGTGTTGATGAGCAAATTTTTATTAAAAATAACAATTCTGCACTTGATGTTTTTAATGAAAACACAAAGAAGAATATTCTTAACAAAATAACACTAAAATACAATCCAATTCCAAGTGATGAAGCAACTTTTAGATTACAAAGTTATAATGCATTTAAACAGAATCTTCTTTCTGAATCTAATTACGATTTATTTAACAAAGTTCAAAAAGATGAAATTGACAATTATTCTAATCTCTTTGGTATAACTTTTACATTATTTAAACCAAGCAGTGACAATACAATAAAATATTTTTATAATTTAAATCCAAATGCTTCAAATATCAAAGAACTTAAATTCAATGAAGCATTTAGTAAACTATTTTACAACCAGAAGTTAGGTGAATTATTGGACAAAAACAATGCAAATAGAACATTTTATGCACCACATCAAATTGTTTTTAGAAATATATTGAATAATTCAATTAATCAACATTCATTTATTTTAAATTTTAGTCATAATACATATTGGAATTCATTTTCATCTCAAAGTATGATATATGATAGCAAAGATAAAAATTCATTATCCGGAGATCAAAATGTAAACTATTTAGATGATATAAATCGAATTTATGACTATGATTATGATGAAAGTAATAAAGAATTTAGAAATGGAATTATAGATTTTAAAGGCAAAAATGGTTTAATAAATAAATCAATAAGCAAAAATAAAATTTTAAATATTAATGAACAACTTAAGAGTTCAAATTATGATAAATACAAAGAAAAAATGAGCCAAATATTAGATGAATTTTATAATAAAAATCCAGAATATAAAAATCAAAATATTAAATTTACTCTACCAATTTTTAGCGATAAAAGTACAAAAATTGAATCAATTTATGAAAGAATTGTTAAGTTATACAATGGACTAGACAGCAGGTTACAAATTGATTATGAATATGCTTCAAGAGATAGTTATGCTTATTTTTCATCATTTCAAGACTTTTTTTCAATAGATAATTCTTTTAGTAATTATTTATTTAACTTAATTAGTTTAAAAAATAATTCACTTTTAACAAATTTTGCAATGTTTTCAAATGAAAAAATAGACTCAATTAATTATTCAACATATATTAAAAAATAATTTCATACATTGAAGATATTATAAATAAAACTGATTATTTTAAAAATTATCAAACATCAAGTTATTTGGATCTTGATACATTATTGAAGCAAACAAATTTGAAACCAAATGAGTTTAAAGCAGAATTAAAAGCAAAAATTCAAAAATTAAATTTTGATATGCAATTTAAACTACTAAAATCATTAGATGCATTTTTAGGTATTCGTGTTAGTGAAAACAACTTTTTATTTACAAATGAATACAAAAAATCAATTGTTCAATACTTTTATTCTAAACCACTAAATTTAGATGGTATTACATATTTTCAAGATATAAGTTTTAACTAATAGAACTATAAAACAGCCTTTTTAGTTAAAAACGAAGTGTTACTTAAAAGACACTTCCGACTTTCGGAGTTATAAATTAAAAAAATTACCAATATGCCTATAAAATAGACATATCGGTAAAATTTTGCAATAAATTTTAATAACACTTTTTAGACTTTTAAATTATTAATTATGTTTAATATTCTTGTATATAGTTCATCTTGACTTTGACACTTTGGCCATTAAAACACATTGAAAATAAGGCTCATATACATAGTATATGAATTTTTTATTTTTTCTTGTAATTCTAGTAAAACATAGTATAATATAATTATGTTTGTTAAAGTTATTAGAGTTAGAAATAAAGAATATGTTAATATTGTGAAAAGTTATTGAGATAAAGAAAGCAAATCTTGTAAACATAAGGTTGTCCAAAATTTGGGATTATTATCCAAATTAGAAGAAAACGATCCTAATTTTTTAGAAAACCTGAGAAATGAATTTAAAAAGTATTCAAAAGATAAGGAAGAAAAGAAGTACTTTTAGGCAGAATGCTTGGGACATTTAAAGATGTTTTATCTGACGATAGCATTGACGGTGAATATGATATTAGAGATGAAAACAAGATACACAATAAATATCAGAATGAATTAGAAGTTTTAAATTATGGCAATTTAATACTAAACAATGTTTACCGAAAGTTAGACCTAGATAAATATTTTGAGAAATCAAAGAATATGAAGAGAATCAAATACGATTTGAACAATATTGTCCAAAATTTAGTCGCAATGAGATTTTTAAAACCTTGTTCAAAAAGTAAAACATTTAATATTTTTGATGAGTATACAATAAAGAATGATGACACCCTTAAATCAATCTACAGAAGCCTTGAAATTTTGTGTGATGAAAGGCTAGATATCATTGAACATATCAACAAAAAATTAGCCAAACTATTTGATAGAAACCTAAAAGAAACATTTTACGATGTTACAACTGTTTACTTTGAAAGTATAGAAAAAAACGATTTGTTAGATTACGGGTTTTCTAAGGATGCAAAAATTAATAATGTACAGGTTGTTCTTGGGATGATGATTGATGCTTATGGAATTCCAATTGCCTACAAATTGTTTGCCGGAAATACAAGTGATTTTAAAACTTTTGTCCCTTTTATAAAGGAAGTTAAGGAAAAATTAGGTATTGAAAATATTACTGTTATTGCAGACAGAGGATTAAACTCTGGTCCTAATCTTTTAGAACTTAAAAAAGATGGTTTTGAGTTCATAATGTCTCACAAAATTAAAGGAAATAAGAACCTTGTTCCTGGCATTATAGACCTTGCTACATATGAGCAAGCGGTGATGGTTTTTATGTAAAAAAGCACCATTAACTAAAAAATTAAGGATGAATTAGGACTTGATAATTCATTAGATGGAAATTTAATTTTAAGTTTTTCAGAAAAAGAAGAAAAAAGATCAAAGTGATAGAGAAAGACTGATTAAAAAAGCCAAAAGTTGTGTTGAAAAAAATGGCTCAAAAGCCATGAGTGAATTAAAAAAAGGCGGCAAAAAATATGTCAACTATTCTGTTGGAGAAATTTCATTAAATGAAGAAAAAATTATAGATGATGCAAGATGAGATGGATTTTACGGAATATATACAAGCAACAAAAATTTAAGCATTGAAACAGTAATAAGAACATATTCAAATTTATGAAAAATTGAAGAATCATTTAGGATTTTAAAAACAACTTTTGAAACTAGACCAGTTTATTTGTCAAAAGAAAAAACAATTGAAGGACATTTTATGATTTGTTATTTAGCATTAGTTATTGAAAGATTCATAGAATTTTCATTAAGTTCATTGGCTAATAACAGTTTAACAACCGACAGAATTGTTGATGCATTGAGAAAGGTAAAAATAGTACTTATTGAGAGTTTAGACAAGAAAGAAAAATACTTTTTAAGAGTTAGAGAACCAGAAGATTACACAAATTTAAGAGAATCATTAGGTTATCAAATAATTCCTAAATGGGGAAAAGTCGATGAATTAGGCCCTGTTTTACTAGAATCTAAATAATAGACTTTCCATAAAAGCCTATTTTATAGGCTTTTTAAAAAATTAATTTCTAAAGTGTCAAAGTCAGAAAAAATTACCAATATGCCTATAAAATAGACATATCGGTAAAATTTTGCAATAAATTTTAATAACACTTTTTAGACTTTTAAATTATTAATTATGTTTAATATTCTTGTATATAGTTCATCTGTTGATGCCTCTATTTTCTCCCTACATAAGATTGTTTCATTTGCATACTTAATACATTCTTTTGCGTTATTTAAACATTCGATGATTTTTTGACATGACGCAGTCTCAATTAGTCCATACTGATTAATGTTTTCTTGGTAAAGAAGTTTCTTAATAAATGTAGCAATAAATAGTGCTATATAAGACAACACAAAGTGTCCTCTAATGTGATTATCAGTGTAAAC is a genomic window containing:
- a CDS encoding IS1634 family transposase; translation: MLGTFKDVLSDDSIDGEYDIRDENKIHNKYQNELEVLNYGNLILNNVYRKLDLDKYFEKSKNMKRIKYDLNNIVQNLVAMRFLKPCSKSKTFNIFDEYTIKNDDTLKSIYRSLEILCDERLDIIEHINKKLAKLFDRNLKETFYDVTTVYFESIEKNDLLDYGFSKDAKINNVQVVLGMMIDAYGIPIAYKLFAGNTSDFKTFVPFIKEVKEKLGIENITVIADRGLNSGPNLLELKKDGFEFIMSHKIKGNKNLVPGIIDLATYEQAVMVFM
- a CDS encoding OppA family ABC transporter substrate-binding lipoprotein, translating into MRKKIKNIASAFLISTTLFSSVVSISCNNIRQVNSKDNYIKKFNKPNTYKDNFILSKVKRIDNDYESLLTAPLIRWKNVGKSKYDYLNKHFYKTSARFLEFYLAKSITLTLNDESKKTFDDDNVSDKVNSNLSSTTKNDQLGAQNGVVQIYSQENNNINSTVFFEALKKATKVEFELKDNIYYSDYQGKKTKYKLEAQDFETSFNLEQNNAHFKDLLDNYSLKDFSFSDNKLTFELNDETKLKDKTKNIELFLTQEITNNLIFNPTPTEHYNLNKNNYGKNYQNICFIGYYILNKNSVDEQIFIKNNNSALDVFNENTKKNILNKITLKYNPIPSDEATFRLQSYNAFKQNLLSESNYDLFNKVQKDEIDNYSNLFGITFTLFKPSSDNTIKYFYNLNPNASNIKELKFNEAFSKLFYNQKLGELLDKNNANRTFYAPHQIVFRNILNNSINQHSFILNFSHNTYWNSFSSQSMIYDSKDKNSLSGDQNVNYLDDINRIYDYDYDESNKEFRNGIIDFKGKNGLINKSISKNKILNINEQLKSSNYDKYKEKMSQILDEFYNKNPEYKNQNIKFTLPIFSDKSTKIESIYERIVKLYNGLDSRLQIDYEYASRDSYAYFSSFQDFFSIDNSFSNYLFNLISLKNNSLLTNFAMFSNEKIDSINYSTYIKK
- a CDS encoding IS1634 family transposase; translation: MEDEKYDGLYVYETTLIDMPIDNIVETYRQQYLIEDNFRILKSTLKVRPIYVYTDNHIRGHFVLSYIALFIATFIKKLLYQENINQYGLIETASCQKIIECLNNAKECIKYANETILCREKIEASTDELYTRILNIINNLKV